In a genomic window of Candidatus Hydrogenedentota bacterium:
- the dnaX gene encoding DNA polymerase III subunit gamma/tau — MAGGHYVVFARKWRPQTFEDVVGQEHITRTIQNAIATGRIPHAFLFIGSRGVGKTTTARIVAKALNCLSTNTPTVQPCMTCENCRSISDGNNMDVIEIDAASNNGVDDIREIRENVRLVPSRSRYKVYIIDEVHQLSAGAFNALLKTLEEPPAHAIFILATTEAHKVPATIISRCQRFDFRRVALPQICALLRGILDKEGVNCTDEALHAIARAAEGGVRDAESILDQLVSYCGNEITFKDVFDVLGLVDWQVMHDLCDAIVAKDIGRQLELVENVVFAGKDLTQFVQDILRYFRNLLVCKAGAAKKLLALPDSEVAAMQTRAEQFTLTHLIRLVEQFAELTKGFDSQLAQRIALETLLIRLSKRAVEISVDTVLEKVMMLGEGAVMAAAPVSDALAPACAQEAPGAYESEAPAPAKRIHVDAHNLEAAWAVIFEKATEDQLALRVHLSNARPAAVEESVLVLRFPARSVQGRVPLDKPEHRRRIEETLAAITDNLATFRCEITEDEPAVESVPPAERLPHGARVSTEDARAALKDPHIASIVDNVKGVIIEVKPPRRHE; from the coding sequence ATGGCTGGCGGACATTACGTTGTTTTTGCGCGGAAGTGGCGGCCGCAGACGTTTGAAGATGTCGTCGGCCAGGAACACATCACACGCACAATCCAAAATGCCATTGCAACGGGCCGTATTCCGCATGCATTCCTTTTCATCGGGTCGCGCGGCGTCGGCAAGACCACCACGGCCCGTATTGTCGCGAAGGCGTTGAACTGTCTCTCGACAAACACTCCAACCGTTCAGCCGTGCATGACCTGCGAGAATTGCCGGTCAATCTCGGACGGCAACAACATGGACGTCATCGAGATTGATGCGGCCTCGAACAATGGCGTGGACGATATCCGTGAAATACGCGAGAATGTACGGCTCGTGCCGTCACGTTCACGGTATAAGGTCTACATCATAGACGAGGTGCACCAATTATCGGCCGGCGCCTTCAATGCGTTGCTCAAGACGTTGGAAGAACCGCCGGCGCACGCGATCTTCATTTTGGCGACCACCGAGGCGCACAAAGTTCCCGCGACGATTATCAGCCGCTGCCAGCGTTTCGATTTCCGCCGCGTGGCGCTTCCGCAAATCTGCGCGCTGCTTCGGGGAATATTGGACAAGGAAGGCGTCAACTGTACCGACGAGGCGCTTCACGCCATTGCCCGCGCCGCCGAGGGCGGTGTCCGCGATGCCGAAAGCATACTCGATCAACTGGTTTCATACTGCGGCAACGAGATTACATTCAAGGACGTGTTCGATGTCCTTGGCCTTGTGGATTGGCAAGTTATGCACGATCTGTGCGACGCGATTGTCGCCAAGGACATCGGAAGGCAGTTGGAACTGGTCGAAAACGTTGTGTTCGCGGGCAAGGACTTGACCCAGTTTGTCCAGGACATCCTGCGATACTTCAGGAACCTGCTCGTTTGCAAGGCGGGCGCCGCAAAAAAACTTCTCGCACTGCCGGACAGCGAAGTGGCCGCGATGCAAACACGGGCGGAACAGTTCACGTTGACCCATCTAATCCGACTTGTCGAACAGTTCGCGGAACTCACGAAAGGATTCGATTCCCAATTGGCGCAACGCATTGCGCTTGAAACGTTGTTGATCCGTTTGTCGAAACGCGCCGTTGAAATCAGCGTGGACACCGTTCTTGAAAAGGTCATGATGCTCGGCGAAGGCGCCGTCATGGCTGCCGCGCCGGTTTCGGATGCCCTGGCGCCCGCCTGCGCACAGGAAGCGCCTGGCGCCTACGAATCCGAAGCGCCGGCCCCCGCCAAACGCATCCATGTTGACGCGCACAACCTTGAGGCTGCATGGGCTGTCATATTTGAAAAGGCCACAGAAGACCAATTGGCCCTCCGCGTCCATTTGTCGAATGCAAGGCCCGCCGCCGTCGAGGAGAGCGTCCTCGTCTTGCGTTTTCCGGCCCGTTCAGTCCAAGGCCGTGTGCCCCTCGATAAACCCGAACATCGCCGACGCATCGAGGAAACATTGGCGGCGATTACGGACAACTTGGCCACATTTCGATGCGAAATTACCGAAGACGAACCCGCCGTCGAATCCGTCCCTCCCGCGGAACGCCTCCCGCACGGCGCGCGTGTCTCTACGGAAGATGCCCGTGCGGCCCTCAAAGATCCCCACATTGCCTCCATTGTTGACAACGTCAAGGGCGTCATCATTGAGGTCAAGCCACCCCGCCGCCACGAATGA